In Candidatus Methylomirabilota bacterium, a single genomic region encodes these proteins:
- a CDS encoding 3-deoxy-7-phosphoheptulonate synthase — protein MKTRDLHVESIRPLLPPAILLEELPLSNRGSQIVSRARREVARILAGEDDRLIVVVGPCSIHDPVAALEYARRLEALADELAEDLRIVMRVYFEKPRTTVGWKGLINDPHLDGSFAINEGLRLARRLLLDLVELGLPSGCEFLDPITPQFTSDLVAWGAIGARTTESQVHRELASGLSMPVGFKNGTDGGVQIAIDAVRAAAHHHRFLGVTEQGLAGIVSTRGNPDCHVILRGGADGPNYDAIHVQKALAALRDAKLPARLMVDTSHGNSDKD, from the coding sequence ATGAAAACGCGGGACCTCCACGTCGAGTCGATCCGGCCGCTGCTGCCGCCGGCGATCCTCCTCGAGGAGCTGCCGCTCAGCAACCGGGGCTCGCAGATCGTGAGCCGCGCCCGCAGGGAGGTCGCGCGGATCCTGGCCGGCGAGGACGACCGGCTCATCGTCGTCGTCGGCCCCTGCTCGATTCACGACCCCGTGGCGGCACTCGAGTACGCCCGGCGCCTCGAGGCGCTGGCCGACGAGCTGGCGGAGGACCTCCGCATCGTCATGCGCGTCTACTTCGAGAAGCCGCGGACCACCGTCGGGTGGAAGGGGCTCATCAACGACCCGCACCTCGACGGCTCCTTCGCGATCAACGAGGGGCTCCGGCTGGCGCGACGGCTGCTGCTCGACCTCGTCGAGCTGGGCCTCCCGTCGGGCTGCGAGTTCCTCGACCCGATCACGCCGCAGTTCACCTCGGACCTCGTCGCGTGGGGCGCGATCGGCGCGCGCACGACGGAGAGCCAGGTCCACCGCGAGCTCGCCTCGGGCCTCTCGATGCCGGTCGGCTTCAAGAACGGCACCGACGGCGGCGTGCAGATCGCGATCGACGCCGTGCGCGCCGCCGCGCACCACCACCGCTTCCTCGGCGTCACCGAGCAGGGGCTCGCCGGCATCGTCTCGACACGCGGCAACCCCGACTGCCACGTGATCTTACGCGGCGGCGCGGACGGCCCGAACTACGACGCGATCCACGTGCAGAAGGCGCTCGCCGCGCTCCGCGACGCGAAGCTCCCCGCGCGGCTCATGGTGGACACGAGCCACGGCAACAGCGACAAGGAC
- a CDS encoding LLM class flavin-dependent oxidoreductase translates to MITKFATVYAGHVDLPDMGQGATPANERRFPNEHLATVFEKTDAVARTMDELGYHAIWLAEHHFQHEGYECLPNILMTAVHLAHVTPRIRIGCAFNIAPMWHPLRLAEDFATADILTRGRVIFGVGRGYHTREVETFGAPMLDAEANRELFEEQVEIVLKAFSAESFSHHGKHYTLPPAVPYRGYELRELTLVPRPVHRPVECWQPIVSASPRGLDFMVRHGIKGVIGGGAATMAEGPLHAYREAAARAGRSLALGEDLCLGIFFHLAETREKAVREITPFYEEHVKMFAPLGFVPGITRAQVDAAARRGGWGVAGVPSVEHYMKTGAWFAGPPEELVAYLKDLESRFPGLQHVNMSISMGTPKAVMLEQLRWFAKEVMPRFTGA, encoded by the coding sequence ATGATCACCAAATTCGCCACGGTCTACGCCGGCCACGTGGACCTGCCCGACATGGGGCAGGGGGCCACGCCGGCCAACGAGCGGCGCTTCCCGAACGAGCACCTGGCGACGGTCTTCGAGAAGACCGATGCCGTCGCGCGGACGATGGACGAGCTCGGCTATCACGCGATCTGGCTCGCCGAGCACCACTTCCAGCACGAGGGCTACGAGTGCCTGCCGAACATCCTGATGACGGCGGTGCACCTGGCCCACGTGACACCGCGGATCCGCATCGGCTGCGCGTTCAACATCGCCCCCATGTGGCACCCGCTGCGCCTCGCCGAGGACTTCGCCACCGCCGACATCCTCACGCGCGGCCGGGTGATCTTCGGCGTCGGCCGCGGCTACCACACGCGCGAGGTCGAGACCTTCGGCGCGCCGATGCTCGACGCCGAGGCCAACCGCGAGCTGTTCGAGGAGCAGGTGGAGATCGTCCTCAAGGCGTTCAGCGCGGAATCGTTCTCGCACCACGGCAAGCACTACACGCTGCCCCCGGCCGTCCCGTACCGCGGCTACGAGCTGCGCGAGCTCACGCTGGTCCCACGCCCCGTCCACCGGCCCGTGGAGTGCTGGCAGCCCATCGTGAGCGCGAGCCCGCGCGGGCTCGACTTCATGGTGCGCCACGGCATCAAGGGCGTCATCGGCGGCGGCGCGGCGACCATGGCCGAGGGCCCGCTCCACGCCTACCGCGAGGCCGCGGCCCGCGCCGGGCGGAGCCTCGCCCTCGGCGAGGACCTCTGCCTCGGCATCTTCTTCCACCTCGCCGAGACGCGCGAGAAGGCCGTCCGCGAGATCACGCCCTTCTACGAGGAGCACGTGAAGATGTTCGCGCCGCTCGGCTTCGTGCCCGGCATCACGCGCGCGCAGGTGGACGCGGCCGCCCGTCGCGGCGGCTGGGGTGTCGCCGGCGTGCCGAGCGTGGAGCACTACATGAAGACCGGCGCGTGGTTCGCGGGCCCGCCCGAGGAGCTGGTCGCCTACCTGAAGGACCTCGAGTCGCGCTTCCCCGGCCTGCAGCACGTCAACATGAGCATCAGCATGGGTACGCCGAAGGCCGTCATGCTCGAGCAGCTGCGCTGGTTCGCCAAGGAGGTCATGCCCAGGTTCACGGGGGCGTGA